The proteins below come from a single Dinghuibacter silviterrae genomic window:
- a CDS encoding DUF3826 domain-containing protein, translated as MPLLLCTRATAAGEDSAYIKTIFLRSQKIVNQLDLTDTAKASRVRDMVSWQYRHLNAVYADKKDQNDKSIDSLHLLFLKELSTELTPAQIDKVKDGMTYSVLEVTYNAYCAELPALTDPQKAQILAWLTEAREHAMDAGSSEKKHAWFGKYKGRINNYLSAQGYTLK; from the coding sequence ATGCCCCTTCTTCTGTGCACACGCGCCACCGCCGCCGGCGAAGACAGCGCTTATATAAAGACCATTTTTCTCCGCTCGCAAAAGATCGTCAACCAACTGGACCTGACGGACACGGCTAAGGCCTCGCGGGTCCGGGACATGGTGTCCTGGCAGTACCGGCACCTGAACGCGGTGTACGCCGATAAAAAAGACCAGAACGACAAGAGCATCGACAGCCTCCATCTGCTGTTCTTAAAGGAACTGTCTACGGAGCTGACCCCCGCGCAGATCGACAAAGTAAAAGACGGGATGACCTACAGCGTCCTGGAAGTCACCTACAACGCCTACTGCGCAGAACTGCCCGCCCTGACGGATCCGCAAAAGGCACAGATCCTGGCGTGGCTGACGGAAGCGAGGGAACACGCGATGGACGCCGGGTCCTCTGAGAAAAAACACGCCTGGTTTGGAAAATACAAAGGACGAATCAATAATTATTTGTCCGCCCAGGGATATACCCTTAAGTAA
- a CDS encoding SusC/RagA family TonB-linked outer membrane protein produces MNNHALKCLLALILLTCSGALWAQDRTVSGNVINQDTHEPLAAATVTIKGTHRTVVTDAKGFFLFNLPASLKKENVTLQFSHVGYNAKELNVNTADVLIVTMEVNNKTMNDVVVVGYGTQKRANVLGSIATIQGKELEDLPAANLSTALMNTIPGVGVSQTSGKPGATTNLTIRGATTFASGGNTSPLYVIDGLVPLLSASGNIDPTGKTSFDNLDPSEIESISFLKDASATIFGARGANGVVIVTTKRGRSGKPVLSYSGSVSMEDASKLPKMIDPYNQALLLNNWVENYKPSSLVPTEVYTQAELDTIQSHNYDWLRNEWKKGYIQKHALNISGGNDRITFFAGGNYYSEDGNLPGVTDNKYGFQIGATAKLFTGLTADFTANVNTAISNRPAPKGTSSSEQADQMNVTVGTLESVPGWVPEYINGTPVYYQPINWHPAALASSGSYNKDNQDANAVNIGLTYQVPVIKGLTVRALYGRNTFNDFSKQYYVPYVLDVFNTDGVHTNKTSGGANIPTSTQNVIYTDQVSGTKTIANGNSLNEFYSKSTNWQASEQIQYANIFGEHSIDVLLGTEQSQLTGDYLQTGMQTQLIPGYDQYFAYSGNQTGWSLAGQSTSTGRVSYFGRLNYAYKDRYLLQAAFRDDASPNFPTYAQWGFFPSVSGGWKISQERWFSDNVHFLNDLKIRLNVGLTGNDATSSFGYVTRYTATGNNYGYLFGNTLANGLQTTQVPNSQITWERALFKDLGFDGSLWNYRFNFAMDFWYKHQYDMLETPTATVPTTFGGTIANENHGILNSWGMELQLNYTQNLSRDWKVFATVNFGISDNRVIQKYYSAGTDTGYKYPIGKREDLGISGYESTGIVRTQDQVNAWYAKHPGWTINGDSLRVGDLNYVDLDGDGKITSNDQTQIAKRSGNIFGMGFNLGAQWRDFRISTNIALGVGGKTLPNKVDIAPPTKDARGLAMWSNSYTAANPNASLPAIYAPFVNQGSTYWLRSATQMYVQNLQMSWAAPSSFVNRYHLPGFRVYLTGFNLWNIINPTPYKDVRSNEITDYPILRTWTFGVNMTL; encoded by the coding sequence ATGAACAACCATGCACTGAAATGCTTGCTGGCTTTGATCTTGCTCACCTGTTCGGGGGCGCTTTGGGCGCAGGACCGGACAGTTTCGGGGAATGTGATCAACCAGGACACGCACGAACCCCTTGCGGCGGCCACGGTGACCATTAAAGGGACGCACCGTACGGTCGTGACCGATGCAAAGGGATTTTTTTTGTTCAACCTTCCTGCAAGTCTTAAAAAAGAAAACGTCACCCTCCAGTTTTCACACGTCGGGTATAATGCCAAAGAACTAAACGTAAACACCGCGGACGTCCTTATCGTGACCATGGAGGTGAACAACAAAACCATGAACGACGTCGTGGTCGTCGGGTATGGCACGCAGAAACGCGCCAACGTCCTGGGGTCGATTGCCACGATCCAGGGCAAGGAGCTGGAAGATCTTCCTGCCGCCAACCTGTCCACGGCCCTGATGAACACGATCCCGGGGGTGGGCGTTTCCCAGACCTCGGGGAAACCGGGGGCCACGACAAACCTGACCATCCGGGGCGCGACGACCTTTGCCTCCGGTGGCAACACCAGCCCGTTGTATGTGATCGATGGGTTGGTACCCTTGTTGTCCGCCTCCGGTAACATCGACCCGACGGGGAAAACCTCGTTTGACAACCTGGACCCGTCCGAGATCGAATCCATCTCTTTCCTAAAAGACGCCTCGGCCACGATCTTTGGGGCCAGGGGGGCGAACGGCGTCGTGATCGTCACGACCAAACGCGGCCGCTCGGGCAAACCGGTGCTGAGCTATTCGGGATCCGTGTCGATGGAGGATGCCTCCAAACTCCCGAAAATGATCGATCCGTATAACCAGGCGTTGCTCCTGAACAACTGGGTGGAGAATTACAAACCCAGCAGCCTGGTGCCGACCGAAGTCTATACACAGGCGGAACTGGATACGATCCAGTCGCACAATTACGATTGGTTGAGGAATGAGTGGAAAAAAGGCTATATCCAAAAACACGCCCTGAACATCAGCGGCGGGAATGACCGGATTACCTTTTTTGCCGGGGGGAACTACTATAGCGAGGACGGCAACCTGCCGGGTGTTACGGACAACAAATACGGTTTCCAGATCGGCGCGACGGCCAAGCTCTTTACGGGTCTTACCGCGGACTTCACGGCCAACGTGAACACGGCCATCTCGAACCGGCCGGCGCCAAAGGGCACCAGCTCCTCGGAGCAGGCGGACCAGATGAACGTGACCGTGGGTACGCTGGAGAGCGTCCCGGGTTGGGTACCGGAATACATCAACGGCACGCCGGTCTATTATCAGCCGATCAACTGGCATCCGGCTGCCCTGGCCTCTTCGGGTTCTTACAACAAGGACAACCAGGACGCCAACGCGGTCAATATCGGCCTGACCTACCAGGTCCCCGTTATTAAGGGGCTTACCGTGCGGGCGCTCTACGGACGAAACACCTTTAACGATTTTTCCAAACAATACTATGTACCCTACGTGTTGGATGTTTTCAATACGGATGGAGTCCATACGAACAAAACATCGGGAGGCGCCAACATTCCGACCAGCACCCAGAACGTGATCTATACCGACCAGGTGAGCGGCACCAAGACGATCGCCAACGGGAACTCGTTGAACGAATTTTACAGCAAGTCCACAAACTGGCAGGCTTCGGAGCAAATCCAGTACGCCAATATTTTTGGTGAGCATTCGATCGACGTTTTGCTGGGAACGGAACAAAGCCAGCTGACCGGCGACTACCTGCAAACAGGTATGCAGACCCAACTGATCCCGGGATACGACCAGTACTTCGCATATAGCGGCAACCAGACGGGCTGGAGCCTAGCCGGTCAAAGTACGTCTACGGGCAGGGTGAGCTATTTCGGCCGGTTGAACTATGCGTATAAGGACCGGTACCTGCTTCAGGCCGCCTTTAGGGACGATGCTTCGCCGAACTTCCCGACGTATGCCCAATGGGGTTTTTTCCCCTCGGTATCGGGCGGGTGGAAGATATCCCAGGAACGCTGGTTTTCGGATAACGTGCATTTCCTGAATGACCTGAAGATCCGGTTGAACGTGGGGCTGACCGGGAACGACGCGACCTCCAGCTTTGGGTATGTCACCCGGTACACGGCCACGGGGAACAACTATGGATACCTTTTTGGGAACACCCTGGCCAACGGTCTCCAGACGACACAGGTGCCGAATTCACAGATCACCTGGGAAAGGGCGCTGTTCAAGGACCTGGGTTTTGACGGGTCGTTGTGGAACTACCGCTTCAACTTCGCGATGGATTTCTGGTACAAGCACCAGTATGACATGCTGGAAACCCCGACCGCCACAGTTCCCACGACCTTCGGGGGCACGATTGCCAACGAGAACCACGGTATCCTGAACTCCTGGGGCATGGAACTCCAACTGAACTATACCCAAAACCTCAGCCGGGACTGGAAGGTATTTGCCACGGTCAACTTTGGCATCAGCGACAACCGCGTCATCCAGAAATACTACAGCGCCGGTACCGATACGGGGTATAAGTATCCCATCGGCAAACGCGAGGACCTGGGGATTTCGGGCTACGAATCCACGGGCATCGTGCGGACCCAGGACCAGGTCAACGCCTGGTATGCCAAACACCCGGGTTGGACCATCAACGGGGACTCCCTGCGCGTGGGTGACCTGAACTATGTGGACCTGGACGGGGACGGCAAAATCACGTCCAACGATCAGACGCAGATTGCCAAGCGCTCGGGGAACATCTTCGGGATGGGCTTCAATTTGGGTGCCCAGTGGCGGGATTTCCGGATCAGCACCAATATTGCGCTCGGGGTAGGGGGCAAGACCCTCCCGAACAAGGTGGACATCGCGCCGCCGACAAAAGACGCGCGGGGGCTGGCGATGTG